The following are encoded together in the Montipora capricornis isolate CH-2021 chromosome 5, ASM3666992v2, whole genome shotgun sequence genome:
- the LOC138048604 gene encoding uncharacterized protein: MEPVIDPSRYEQWLTLIRVTAFVLRGVRAFKSGTSAGSQELLAEELQDAKLSWYRQIQQEVYQAEYERLKEDLPLPNTSAILKLDPYYDKIDHLLRVGGRLQHSDLPEGTKHPIILPHGHAVVEKIIQSVHKELLHAGPESTLSVLRQEIWLTKGRHEIKRVLGKCLVCQRQRVGPCSQKMAPLPSERVSLSPAFTHVGIDFAGPLFVRGSASSAKAYICIFTCASSRMTHLELTGDLSTNEFFQAFIRMISRRGLCSTIWSDNAKTFKCADHEIQQLFTQGSSVNNQLWDKIDQQKLQANLTSKGIKWKFIVERAPWHGGWWERLVPSVKEPLRKVLGKALLSYQELATVLTRIEAVINSRPLTTVSDDIRDLTPITPAHLALGRSLFSLPDLEDEVSANKSTMRQRYLYQQKLINHFWQRWRGEYLQQLSVRQKWVNEQPALKIGDVVLISEDKVSRGKWPMGRVDKLLPGKDGLIRTVILKTKKGLLRRPVQRLHRLEASSTKFVTGEFGDSGAYGGESASRKVKKKAKKKQVTQKRVSSLQQHWRGGEDVRARTRCGRTSRPPVRLDL, from the coding sequence ATGGAACCAGTGATTGATCCATCTCGATATGAGCAATGGCTGACGCTAATTCGAGTAACAGCATTTGTACTTCGAGGGGTTCGAGCCTTTAAGTCAGGAACAAGTGCAGGTTCCCAAGAGCTGTTAGCCGAGGAGTTGCAAGATGCCAAGTTGAGCTGGTACCGGCAGATACAACAGGAGGTGTACCAAGCAGAGTATGAAAGGCTGAAGGAAGACCTTCCTTTACCAAACACCAGTGCTATATTGAAGTTGGACCCTTACTACGACAAAATTGATCACTTGCTACGGGTAGGAGGTAGATTGCAGCACTCAGACTTACCAGAGGGTACCAAACATCCGATCATCTTACCGCATGGGCATGCAGTAGTTGAAAAGATCATACAAAGTGTACACAAGGAGCTGCTTCATGCTGGACCCGAGAGTACTCTTTCAGTCCTACGACAAGAGATCTGGCTCACCAAGGGACGCCATGAAATTAAAAGAGTCCTGGGAAAGTGCCTCGTTTGTCAACGTCAACGAGTTGGTCCATGTTCGCAAAAGATGGCGCCATTACCATCGGAGAGGGTGTCATTGTCTCCAGCCTTCACTCACGTCGGTATAGACTTTGCAGGGCCATTATTCGTACGAGGAAGTGCTTCCTCAGCGAAGGCTTACATTTGCATCTTCACTTGTGCCTCTTCCCGCATGACCCACCTAGAGCTTACCGGTGACTTGTCGACCAATGAATTCTTTCAGGCGTTTATTCGTATGATCAGTAGAAGAGGCCTCTGCAGCACCATTTGGTCCGACAATGCGAAAACGTTCAAGTGTGCTGACCACGAGATCCAACAGTTGTTCACCCAAGGGTCATCCGTCAATAATCAATTGTGGGACAAAATAGATCAGCAAAAGCTCCAGGCCAATTTGACCTCCAAGGGAATCAAATGGAAGTTCATCGTCGAACGTGCCCCTTGGCATGGTGGCTGGTGGGAAAGACTGGTGCCTTCCGTGAAGGAACCTCTTCGCAAGGTCTTGGGCAAAGCGTTGTTGTCCTATCAAGAGTTGGCAACCGTCCTTACCAGAATTGAAGCCGTTATTAACTCGAGACCGCTCACTACAGTAAGTGATGACATAAGAGATCTAACGCCCATAACACCAGCTCATCTTGCACTTGGTAGATCCCTGTTTAGCTTACCAGACCTCGAAGACGAAGTTTCAGCAAACAAAAGCACAATGAGGCAGCGATACCTGTATCAGCAGAAACTTATTAACCATTTCTGGCAACGCTGGCGGGGAGAGTACTTACAGCAGTTATCCGTCAGACAGAAGTGGGTGAATGAACAACCAGCCCTCAAGATTGGAGATGTAGTGCTTATTTCTGAAGACAAGGTGTCAAGAGGAAAGTGGCCGATGGGAAGAGTTGACAAATTGCTTCCTGGAAAAGATGGCCTGATTCGTACTGTTATCTTGAAGACGAAGAAAGGGCTTCTAAGGAGACCTGTTCAGAGGCTACATCGTTTGGAAGCAAGCAGTACTAAGTTTGTAACTGGTGAATTTGGTGACAGCGGTGCTTACGGTGGGGAGTCTGCTTCTCGAAAGGTCAAGAAGAAGGCGAAGAAGAAACAAGTTACGCAGAAACGAGTGTCAAGTCTCCAACAGCATTGGAGAGGTGGGGAGGATGTTCGGGCCAGGACCCGCTGTGGAAGAACGTCACGACCCCCTGTGAGACTAGACTTGTAA
- the LOC138048605 gene encoding uncharacterized protein, translated as MYVDDCLSGADDVEATVKLQQSLDKMMERGGFNLTKWASNSREVLSHIAEQEQAEASTLDLNASEPLKALGICWNILTDCFLFNVSPSMLTVSDPETKRSLLSIGSRVVDPMGLITPFTIRAKMLFQELWQRGSQWEDRLDEDIADQWRSWKSELSQLSCITTPRYFMGNIESSSSIELHGFGDASPAAYGAAVYIKCLGEAGQASTHLVMSKSRVAPAKTVSLPRLELLAVVVNARLLKFVAESLMLKVDRVVCWTDSMVTLQWIRGSSSQWKTFVVNRVAEIQSTWDPQHWKHCSGEDNPADLLTRGLPAKVLADSKLWWGGPCWLSSQCLPDQRELLNELTESVEKERKHKTDKSLCGD; from the coding sequence ATGTACGTGGACGACTGCCTTAGTGGTGCGGACGACGTTGAAGCTACAGTGAAGTTGCAGCAGTCCTTAGACAAGATGATGGAACGAGGTGGATTTAATCTGACTAAGTGGGCCAGTAATTCAAGGGAAGTCCTTAGCCACATTGCAGAGCAAGAGCAGGCAGAGGCTAGTACCCTTGACCTCAATGCAAGTGAGCCACTCAAGGCACTGGGGATATGTTGGAATATATTAACTGACTGTTTTCTCTTTAACGTGTCACCAAGTATGCTTACTGTTAGTGACCCGGAAACGAAGAGAAGCCTGTTGAGCATCGGGTCAAGGGTTGTTGACCCTATGGGACTAATCACACCATTTACAATCAGGGCAAAAATGTTGTTCCAAGAACTTTGGCAGAGAGGTTCACAGTGGGAGGACCGGTTGGATGAAGATATTGCTGATCAATGGAGGTCGTGGAAATCAGAACTTTCACAGCTAAGTTGCATCACCACTCCGCGCTATTTCATGGGAAACATCGAATCAAGTTCCAGCATAGAACTCCACGGCTTTGGTGACGCTTCACCTGCAGCATACGGTGCGGCAGTCTACATCAAGTGCTTGGGTGAAGCCGGCCAGGCATCAACTCATCTTGTCATGTCCAAATCAAGGGTGGCGCCTGCAAAGACTGTGTCATTGCCGAGACTGGAGTTACTTGCAGTTGTTGTCAATGCAAGATTGCTGAAGTTCGTTGCAGAATCCCTAATGCTCAAGGTAGACCGGGTAGTGTGCTGGACTGACAGCATGGTAACTCTCCAGTGGATCAGAGGTTCAAGCAGTCAGTGGAAGACATTTGTAGTGAATCGTGTTGCTGAAATTCAGTCCACATGGGACCCACAGCATTGGAAACACTGTTCAGGGGAGGACAATCCTGCTGACTTACTGACGCGCGGATTGCCCGCAAAGGTCTTAGCTGATAGCAAGTTGTGGTGGGGTGGACCGTGCTGGTTGTCTTCTCAATGCTTGCCTGATCAACGAGAGCTGCTAAATGAATTGACCGAGTCTGTGGAAAAAGAGAGGAAACACAAAACAGACAAGAGTCTGTGCGGCGATTAA